A genomic window from Populus alba chromosome 19, ASM523922v2, whole genome shotgun sequence includes:
- the LOC118027766 gene encoding plant cysteine oxidase 2: MTIEAMVEQRRESVAQVHRVGYANRAMIRKKRCKRTKKCASTVPMALQDLFVSCRQIFKGPDTVPLPEDIKRLCNILDNMKPEDVGLSSELQFFKTKAAVKGTPRVTYTTIYQCNDFSMCIFFLPANAVIPLHNHPGMTVFSKLLLGKMHIKAYDWADPPRADGPDTPIQLRLAKLEADSVLTAPCNTSVLYPTTGGNIHQFTAITPCAVLDVLGPPYSKEGDRDCSYYKDFPYTAFSNGEMELKKEEGSCYAWLEETEVPENSKMDGIEYLGPQVDESRC, translated from the exons ATGACCATTGAAGCTATGGTGGAGCAAAGAAGAGAATCAGTTGCACAAGTGCACAGGGTTGGATATGCCAATCGGGCTATGATCAGGAAGAAGAGATGCAAGAGGACTAAAAAATGCGCATCGACAGTTCCCATGGCACTGCAGGATCTGTTTGTGTCGTGCAGACAAATTTTTAAAGGTCCTGACACTGTTCCTTTGCCTGAAGACATCAAGAGATTGTGCAACATACTTG ATAACATGAAGCCCGAAGATGTTGGGCTAAGTAGCGAGCTGCAGTTCTTCAAGACTAAAGCTGCAGTTAAAGGGACTCCAAGGGTCACTTACACGACCATTTACCAGTGCAATGATTTTTCG AtgtgtattttctttcttccaGCAAACGCCGTCATCCCTCTCCATAACCATCCCGGAATGACTGTCTTTAGCAAGCTTCTTCTAGGGAAAATGCACATAAAAGCATATGACTGGGCTGATCCTCCTAGAGCAGATGGGCCTGACACTCCAATCCAAT TGCGGTTGGCGAAACTGGAAGCGGACAGTGTTTTAACAGCTCCTTGCAACACCTCAGTTCTATATCCAACAACAGGTGGAAATATCCATCAATTCACTGCTATCACACCTTGTGCAGTTCTTGATGTGCTTGGACCTCCCTATTCCAAGGAAGGTGATCGAGATTGTTCTTACTACAAAGACTTTCCGTACACTGCATTCTCGA ATGGAGAGATGGAGCTGAAAAAAGAAGAGGGTAGCTGCTATGCATGGCTGGAAGAGACGGAGGTGCCAGAGAATTCAAAAATGGATGGAATTGAATATTTAGGTCCACAAGTTGATGAAAGCAGGTGCTAG